The Maritimibacter sp. DP1N21-5 DNA window GCCGATGGGCCCACCATTCAATTGGCCGGACAACGCGCTCTGGAGGCCGGGATGACCCTGGACCGCACTCTCGATCTGGCCCGCGCCTTCCGCCAATCCGACGACACCACACCCATCGTGCTGATGGGCTACTACAACCCGATCTATTCGCGCGGCGTCGACACCTTCCTCGCGCAAGCGCAAGAGGCAGGTATCGACGGGCTGATCGTGGTTGACCTGCCGCCCGAGGAAGACAGCGAACTCTGCATCCCCGCGCAAGCGGCAGGGCTCAACTTTATCCGGCTCGCGACACCCACCACCGACGACAAGCGCCTGCCGCGCGTGCTGCAAAACACGTCCGGCTTTGTATATTACGTGTCGATCACCGGGATCACCGGCGCGGCCGAAGCCGAAGCGGGCGACGTCGGACCCGAGGTTGCCCGCATCAAGGCAGCCACGGATCTGCCGATCATCGTCGGCTTTGGCATCAACACCCCTGACAAATCAAAGGCCATTGCATCTGTCGCAGACGGCGCCGTCGTCGGGTCCGCCATCGTCAGCCGCATTGGCGCAGGCGACAGCGTCGACAGTGTCTTGGAGTTTGTCAAAAGCCTCGCCGACGGCGCGCACGCCGCCTGACCGGCAAGTCCGCGCCGAAAGTCCGGGCGCCGACCGGGGTGCAATCGTAATTATTGAAGTTTCGGCAGAATGCGGCGATGTTCGTATCAATAACGAACGCCTCTTTGCCGTGATCAAGACCTACTCATCGCCGTCCGAGATTTCGGAAACCCTGTTGGAACGAACAGGTGACGCATTGCTGTCGCATGACTTCGACAGTTTTGCAGATTGCTTTTTCATTCCATACGGCATCGAGACCGTAAACGGAAAACGCACCATCGGGTCGCGCGAAAATCTGAACCTCACCTTCGATGCCGTACACGCGCATCTTCTGAAGCAGCAGGTGACGATCATGGCGCGCCACTGTGTGTCCGCCAGCTTCCGGTCACCGAACGAAGTGGCCGCCACGCATGAAACGCG harbors:
- the trpA gene encoding tryptophan synthase subunit alpha, with the translated sequence MTTRIDAKFAALKAEGRKAFVAYVMAGDPDYDTSLEVVRGLPAAGVDVIELGLPFTDPMADGPTIQLAGQRALEAGMTLDRTLDLARAFRQSDDTTPIVLMGYYNPIYSRGVDTFLAQAQEAGIDGLIVVDLPPEEDSELCIPAQAAGLNFIRLATPTTDDKRLPRVLQNTSGFVYYVSITGITGAAEAEAGDVGPEVARIKAATDLPIIVGFGINTPDKSKAIASVADGAVVGSAIVSRIGAGDSVDSVLEFVKSLADGAHAA